Proteins from one Drosophila gunungcola strain Sukarami chromosome 3R, Dgunungcola_SK_2, whole genome shotgun sequence genomic window:
- the LOC128257270 gene encoding uncharacterized protein LOC128257270 isoform X2, whose protein sequence is MFLPNNLLLILVVFASSVKSFNYTSCDQAKQPKFMSSCCDVQKNDRAIKACRKSLLTNNSTSTNNGETRNLKTDKCIAECSFKTNGFLLANGSVHVEELKKSYQQRYKNDQTMSQLMVKSLSSCTDYAEKKAQQFQWLHTKGECNYYPATLLACIMEQVYVNCPSTKWKNTNDCTAMRKYLIACDDVEGNRK, encoded by the exons ATGTTCTTACCCAATAACctgcttttaattttggtgGTTTTTGCCTCCAGTGTCAAATCCTTTAATTACACCAGCTGTGACCAGGCGAAGCAACCGAAATTC ATGAGCTCCTGCTGTGATGTTCAAAAAAACGATAGGGCAATCAAAGCTTGTCGAAAGTCCTTGCTGACCAACAACTCAACCTCCACTAATAATGGGGAAACACGAAATCTTAAAACGGATAAA TGCATTGCGGAGTGTTCCTTTAAGACCAATGGCTTTTTGCTGGCCAATGGAAGCGTCCACGTAGAAGAATTAAAGAAAAGCTACCAGCAACGCTACAAAAACGATCAAACCATGTCACAACTGATGGTGAAGAGTCTCAGTAGCTGTACGGATTACG CGGAGAAGAAGGCTCAGCAATTTCAATGGTTGCACACAAAGGGTGAATGCAACTACTATCCTGCCACTTTGTTGGCCTGCATTATGGAGCAGGTATACGTCAACTGCCCGAGCACCAAATGGAAGAACACCAACGATTGCACAGCGATGCGGAAATATTTGATTGCCTGTGACGACGTCGAGGGCAACCGGAAATAA
- the LOC128256945 gene encoding F-box/WD repeat-containing protein 11 encodes MMKMETDKIMDETNSNAQAFTTTMLYDPVRKKDSSPTYQTERDLCFQYFTQWSESGQVDFVEQLLSRMCHYQHGQINAYLKPMLQRDFITLLPIKGLDHIAENILSYLDAESLKSAELVCKEWLRVISEGMLWKKLIERKVRTDSLWRGLAERRNWMQYLFKPRPGQTQRPHSFHRELFPKIMNDIDSIENNWRTGRHMLRRINCRSENSKGVYCLQYDDGKIVSGLRDNTIKIWDRTDLQCVKTLIGHTGSVLCLQYDDKVIISGSSDSTVRVWDVNTGEMVNTLIHHCEAVLHLRFNNGMMVTCSKDRSIAVWDMTSPSEITLRRVLVGHRAAVNVVDFDEKYIVSASGDRTIKVWSTSSCEFVRTLNGHKRGIACLQYRDRLVVSGSSDNSIRLWDIECGACLRVLEGHEELVRCIRFDTKRIVSGAYDGKIKVWDLVAALDPRAASNTLCLNTLVEHTGRVFRLQFDEFQIVSSSHDDTILIWDFLNFTPNENKTGRTPSPALMEH; translated from the exons ATGATGAAAATGGAGACTGACAAAATAATGGACGAAACCAACTCCAATGCACAGGCC TTCACAACCACTATGCTGTACGACCCAGTGCGCAAGAAAGACTCCTCGCCCACCTACCAAACGGAGCGGGATCTCTGTTTTCAGTACTTCACCCAGTGGAGCGAGTCGGGACAGGTGGACTTTGTGGAGCAGCTGCTGTCGCGCATGTGCCACTATCAGCACGGTCAGATCAATGCCTATCTCAAGCCGATGCTCCAGAGGGACTTTATCACATTGCTGCCAA TCAAGGGTCTGGATCACATCGCAGAGAACATTTTGTCGTACTTGGATGCCGAATCGCTCAAATCGGCCGAGCTGGTCTGCAAGGAATGGCTACGCGTCATCTCCGAGGGCATGCTCTGGAAGAAGCTCATCGAACGCAAGGTGCGCACAGATTCCTTGTGGCGCGGATTGGCCGAGCGGCGTAATTGGATGCAGTACCTCTTTAAGCCAAGACCGGGCCAGACCCAGCGGCCACACTCATTCCATCGCGAGTTGTTCCCCAAGATAATGAAT GACATTGACAGCATAGAGAATAACTGGCGGACTGGTCGCCACATGCTGCGGCGCATTAATTGTCGGTCCGAGAATTCGAAGGGTGTCTATTGCCTGCAGTACGATGATGGCAAGATTGTTTCCGGGCTAAGGGACAACACCATCAAGATCTGGGATCGTACGGATTTGCAGTGCGTTAAG ACCCTCATTGGCCACACTGGATCGGTGCTGTGCCTGCAGTACGACGACAAGGTGATCATCAGTGGCTCCAGCGATTCCACAGTCCGCGTGTGGGATGTCAACACCGGCGAGATGGTCAACACACTCATCCACCACTGCGAGGCGGTGCTGCACTTGCGCTTTAACAACGGAATGATGGTGACCTGCTCCAAGGATCGCTCCATCGCCGTCTGGGACATGACCTCGCCCAGCGAGATTACGCTGCGCCGCGTTCTCGTCGGCCACCGAGCTGCCGTCAATGTGGTGGACTTCGATGAGAAGTACATTGTATCCGCCAGCGGAGATCGCACCATCAAGGTCTGGTCCACCTCGAGCTGTGAATTCGTGCGCACCTTGAATGGCCACAAACGTGGCATTGCCTGCCTGCAGTACAGAGATCGCCTGGTGGTCAGTGGCAGCTCAGACAATTCCATAAG ACTTTGGGACATTGAGTGCGGTGCCTGTTTACGAGTCCTGGAGGGGCATGAGGAATTGGTTCGCTGCATCCGTTTCGACACGAAACGAATCGTCAGCGGCGCTTACGATGGCAAGATCAAGGTGTGGGATTTGGTGGCCGCCTTGGATCCGAGAGCAGCCTCCAATACTCTTTGTCTGAACACACTTGTG GAACATACTGGTCGCGTTTTTCGTTTGCAATTCGATGAGTTCCAGATTGTGAGCAGCTCGCACGAtgatacaattttgatttgggACTTTCTAAATTTTACACCCAATGAGAACAAGACCGGACGCACACCGTCAC CGGCCCTGATGGAACATTAA
- the LOC128257270 gene encoding uncharacterized protein LOC128257270 isoform X3, which yields MFLPNNLLLILVVFASSVKSFNYTSCDQAKQPKFMSSCCDVQKNDRAIKACRKSLLTNNSTSTNNGETRNLKTDKVALHACIAECSFKTNGFLLANGSVHVEELKKSYQQRYKNDQTMSQLMVKSLSSCTDYEEGSAISMVAHKG from the exons ATGTTCTTACCCAATAACctgcttttaattttggtgGTTTTTGCCTCCAGTGTCAAATCCTTTAATTACACCAGCTGTGACCAGGCGAAGCAACCGAAATTC ATGAGCTCCTGCTGTGATGTTCAAAAAAACGATAGGGCAATCAAAGCTTGTCGAAAGTCCTTGCTGACCAACAACTCAACCTCCACTAATAATGGGGAAACACGAAATCTTAAAACGGATAAAGTAGCCCTGCATGCA TGCATTGCGGAGTGTTCCTTTAAGACCAATGGCTTTTTGCTGGCCAATGGAAGCGTCCACGTAGAAGAATTAAAGAAAAGCTACCAGCAACGCTACAAAAACGATCAAACCATGTCACAACTGATGGTGAAGAGTCTCAGTAGCTGTACGGATTACG AAGAAGGCTCAGCAATTTCAATGGTTGCACACAAAGGGTGA
- the LOC128257143 gene encoding acylpyruvase FAHD1, mitochondrial isoform X1, protein MVQLTRILRMACGNQNAANFLNEGKKIVGVALNYMDVVKARNVPVPSEPLVFLKPTSSYLQEGQPIVLPKVFTKVAYEVELGVVIGKHCKNVSKADAMSYVAGYCLALDLTAQCNLGAARAAGHPWTLGKGFDTSTPVSSFIPSDQVKDPHNLPLWLTVNGVVKQKGCTADLIFKVPDIISYVSKYMTLEPNDLILTGTPNGSDVFKSGDVIECGMAELAKLTFQVCGE, encoded by the exons A tgGTTCAACTAACCCGAATCCTTAGGATGGCTTGCGGAAACCAGAATGCCGCCAACTTCTTGAACGAAGGCAAAAAAATTGTGGGAGTGGCTCTAAATTACAT GGACGTTGTGAAGGCCAGGAACGTACCGGTGCCCAGCGAACCGCTCGTCTTCCTAAAACCCACCTCATCGTATCTTCAGGAGGGTCAGCCCATAGTC TTACCCAAAGTCTTCACTAAGGTGGCCTACGAAGTGGAGCTGGGCGTGGTGATTGGAAAGCACTGCAAGAACGTCTCGAAGGCAGACGCAATGAGTTATGTAGCAGGCTACTGCCTGGCTTTGGATCTGACGGCTCAGTGCAATTTG GGGGCAGCTCGCGCGGCTGGTCATCCGTGGACCCTGGGCAAAGGGTTCGACACCTCCACGCCCGTCTCCAGCTTCATACCCTCCGACCAAGTCAAGGATCCACACAACCTGCCGCTTTGGCTCACCGTCAATGGAGTCGTGAAGCAAAAGGGATGCACCGCGGACTTGATATTTAAGGTTCCCGATATCATTTCATACGTGTCCAAGTACATGACATTGGAGCCCAATGATCTGATCCTCACCGGAACTCCAAATGGCTCGGATGTATTCAAGTCTGGAGATGTGATCGAATGCGGAATGGCGGAACTAGCCAAATTGACTTTTCAAGTGTGCggagaataa
- the LOC128257270 gene encoding uncharacterized protein LOC128257270 isoform X1, producing the protein MFLPNNLLLILVVFASSVKSFNYTSCDQAKQPKFMSSCCDVQKNDRAIKACRKSLLTNNSTSTNNGETRNLKTDKVALHACIAECSFKTNGFLLANGSVHVEELKKSYQQRYKNDQTMSQLMVKSLSSCTDYAEKKAQQFQWLHTKGECNYYPATLLACIMEQVYVNCPSTKWKNTNDCTAMRKYLIACDDVEGNRK; encoded by the exons ATGTTCTTACCCAATAACctgcttttaattttggtgGTTTTTGCCTCCAGTGTCAAATCCTTTAATTACACCAGCTGTGACCAGGCGAAGCAACCGAAATTC ATGAGCTCCTGCTGTGATGTTCAAAAAAACGATAGGGCAATCAAAGCTTGTCGAAAGTCCTTGCTGACCAACAACTCAACCTCCACTAATAATGGGGAAACACGAAATCTTAAAACGGATAAAGTAGCCCTGCATGCA TGCATTGCGGAGTGTTCCTTTAAGACCAATGGCTTTTTGCTGGCCAATGGAAGCGTCCACGTAGAAGAATTAAAGAAAAGCTACCAGCAACGCTACAAAAACGATCAAACCATGTCACAACTGATGGTGAAGAGTCTCAGTAGCTGTACGGATTACG CGGAGAAGAAGGCTCAGCAATTTCAATGGTTGCACACAAAGGGTGAATGCAACTACTATCCTGCCACTTTGTTGGCCTGCATTATGGAGCAGGTATACGTCAACTGCCCGAGCACCAAATGGAAGAACACCAACGATTGCACAGCGATGCGGAAATATTTGATTGCCTGTGACGACGTCGAGGGCAACCGGAAATAA
- the LOC128256860 gene encoding little elongation complex subunit 2: MDKDPPLYAGNGIFRNQPSYKVFNKSFEHVDDALYTFLNEVDPEVLRLELRETADVFKSFNHNTALRDPRTEEVPGKAHCDHSSPGSGYSFPNPLELHSELNLKQQAACMRVLLSWQRSEPVDEEDFVVWQATEKKRCNEQQRVQKHIHDHEHGRKEVIYAPMKSLVAVYRKWYELNVKKLLEAYPNESYVTFSGLPQLSQCKSLNSQSASMEHVELERILGRVRLWPEVELRQEALRTLRVRLDRYAVRETKEPAKLLRDEEKDLELEAGNIFVLPLDSLLMLLTTGSYIDLPTEMFVSLRECPKSKHKCMEFQAPFPARNCGWHTNSLVLKRAYEAYVSQPGEAKWMEFEPNGTVKEVPDKPTPEMSSIDLHMAYKPQPIDHQSSDIVDGSTNTALVSWSLRCKGEGVEHKDFQIFSTLPISAVGDCKDKVPIGCHFIKLENKPDCGCEIMSKYELISAWLQLKLLRAEMGHCTRISLRDFEPMLEEKLTIISLEQQLHDYYNTIMPQLLSNLCEFLKLLDTVPIGEYLLRYSPKYKDKFLLCNATKEATAQSFQLHQLLTETSPSDQIFLTQSSYLPISPTLCGRLHTELQLLPCAFPAKADGRAVHRRKVAIPKLQPTRRVPARRQFKKYTEAQTEDFRRRCKTGQKIRARKRKKAAANDEKLQLDKIMSL; this comes from the coding sequence ATGGACAAGGACCCTCCTTTGTACGCAGGAAATGGCATCTTTCGTAACCAACCGTCGTACAAAGTCTTCAACAAATCCTTCGAGCATGTGGACGATGCGCTCTACACATTTCTGAACGAGGTGGACCCTGAGGTGCTGCGACTTGAGCTCCGGGAAACCGCCGATGTCTTTAAGTCCTTCAACCACAACACAGCCTTAAGGGATCCTCGCACCGAGGAGGTACCGGGGAAAGCGCATTGCGATCACTCCAGCCCCGGATCGGGCTACAGTTTTCCCAATCCCCTGGAGCTGCACTCGGAGTTGAATCTCAAGCAACAGGCCGCCTGCATGCGAGTGCTCCTGTCCTGGCAGCGAAGTGAGCCTGTCGATGAGGAGGACTTCGTCGTGTGGCAGGCCACGGAAAAGAAACGCTGCAACGAGCAGCAGCGGGTCCAGAAACACATCCACGACCACGAGCACGGACGCAAGGAAGTCATCTATGCCCCCATGAAGAGCTTGGTGGCGGTCTACAGGAAGTGGTATGAGCTGAACGTTAAGAAACTGCTAGAAGCATATCCCAACGAGTCCTATGTAACCTTCTCCGGACTCCCACAGTTGTCCCAGTGCAAGAGCCTCAATTCCCAGAGCGCTAGCATGGAACATGTGGAGCTGGAGCGGATTTTGGGCCGAGTGAGACTCTGGCCGGAGGTGGAACTCCGCCAGGAAGCACTGCGCACTTTAAGAGTGCGCTTGGATCGTTATGCGGTTAGGGAAACTAAGGAGCCAGCTAAGCTATTGCGGGATGAAGAGAAGGATTTGGAACTGGAAGCTGGCAATATCTTCGTGCTGCCCTTGGACTCGCTGCTAATGCTGTTAACCACCGGATCATATATTGACCTACCCACAGAAATGTTTGTCAGCCTAAGAGAATGCCCAAAGAGTAAACACAAATGTATGGAATTCCAGGCTCCGTTTCCCGCCCGCAATTGTGGCTGGCATACAAACAGTTTGGTCCTAAAACGGGCTTACGAGGCATACGTATCTCAGCCTGGAGAAGCAAAGTGGATGGAATTCGAACCAAATGGAACAGTCAAAGAGGTCCCAGATAAGCCTACCCCTGAAATGTCCTCTATCGATCTTCACATGGCCTACAAACCCCAACCAATTGATCATCAATCTTCTGACATTGTAGATGGCAGCACCAACACCGCCTTAGTTAGTTGGAGTCTCAGGTGCAAGGGCGAAGGTGTAGAGCACAAGGACTTTCAGATCTTCAGCACGTTACCCATTTCAGCGGTTGGAGATTGCAAGGACAAGGTGCCAATTGGATGCCACTTTATTAAGCTGGAGAACAAGCCCGATTGCGGCTGCGAAATTATGTCCAAGTACGAGTTGATCAGTGCCTGGCTGCAGCTAAAGCTGCTGCGGGCGGAGATGGGCCACTGCACCCGCATCTCCCTGCGGGACTTTGAACCCATGCTGGAGGAGAAACTGACGATTATCTCGCTAGAGCAGCAGCTGCACGATTACTACAACACGATCATGCCGCAGCTACTGTCCAATCTGTGCGAGTTCCTGAAGCTGTTAGACACTGTACCTATTGGGGAATACCTGCTTCGCTACTCACCCAAGTACAAAGACAAGTTCCTGCTGTGCAATGCCACCAAGGAGGCCACGGCCCAGAGCTTTCAGCTGCACCAGCTGCTCACAGAAACTTCTCCCAGTGACCAAATCTTCCTTACCCAAAGCAGTTATCTTCCCATCTCGCCCACGCTCTGTGGTCGTCTGCACACGGAACTCCAGCTGCTGCCCTGCGCATTTCCAGCAAAGGCCGACGGAAGGGCTGTTCATCGTCGTAAGGTGGCGATACCCAAGCTACAGCCCACAAGAAGAGTTCCAGCGAGGCGGCAGTTCAAGAAGTATACAGAAGCTCAAACTGAAGATTTCCGACGCCGATGTAAAACCGGGCAAAAGATTAGAGCAAGAAAGCGCAAAAAAGCGGCTGCCAATGATGAAAAGCTCCAGTTGGACAAGATAATGTCGCTGTAA
- the LOC128257143 gene encoding acylpyruvase FAHD1, mitochondrial isoform X2 — MACGNQNAANFLNEGKKIVGVALNYMDVVKARNVPVPSEPLVFLKPTSSYLQEGQPIVLPKVFTKVAYEVELGVVIGKHCKNVSKADAMSYVAGYCLALDLTAQCNLGAARAAGHPWTLGKGFDTSTPVSSFIPSDQVKDPHNLPLWLTVNGVVKQKGCTADLIFKVPDIISYVSKYMTLEPNDLILTGTPNGSDVFKSGDVIECGMAELAKLTFQVCGE, encoded by the exons ATGGCTTGCGGAAACCAGAATGCCGCCAACTTCTTGAACGAAGGCAAAAAAATTGTGGGAGTGGCTCTAAATTACAT GGACGTTGTGAAGGCCAGGAACGTACCGGTGCCCAGCGAACCGCTCGTCTTCCTAAAACCCACCTCATCGTATCTTCAGGAGGGTCAGCCCATAGTC TTACCCAAAGTCTTCACTAAGGTGGCCTACGAAGTGGAGCTGGGCGTGGTGATTGGAAAGCACTGCAAGAACGTCTCGAAGGCAGACGCAATGAGTTATGTAGCAGGCTACTGCCTGGCTTTGGATCTGACGGCTCAGTGCAATTTG GGGGCAGCTCGCGCGGCTGGTCATCCGTGGACCCTGGGCAAAGGGTTCGACACCTCCACGCCCGTCTCCAGCTTCATACCCTCCGACCAAGTCAAGGATCCACACAACCTGCCGCTTTGGCTCACCGTCAATGGAGTCGTGAAGCAAAAGGGATGCACCGCGGACTTGATATTTAAGGTTCCCGATATCATTTCATACGTGTCCAAGTACATGACATTGGAGCCCAATGATCTGATCCTCACCGGAACTCCAAATGGCTCGGATGTATTCAAGTCTGGAGATGTGATCGAATGCGGAATGGCGGAACTAGCCAAATTGACTTTTCAAGTGTGCggagaataa